From the genome of Acidobacteriota bacterium, one region includes:
- a CDS encoding TonB-dependent receptor — protein sequence MIHSAQSEAGKVRFVVLLLLAFMVFQGLAAQTTVGSLSGFAFSPNGTPQPGVVVVLSGPALQGERTAVTDAGGRFLLPNLPPGTDYRLLATAEEGARLSLSDIVITSGTASTLNVFLGAGSTEITVDGFRPVTPRQAAVPATLTREETVSMPVLGEFQDRSYQTLLYFAPTATHSRLSGNPAVGGATGIENVTVIDGLTLNDPVTGTFGTHLNHAFLYELSTEAFGVEASKGTSTGAFINLLTRSGSNEFHGEVFGWTTGAGWTARENSNDFEITEGRPWRAVDAGFSVSGPIVKDRLWYYVGANPYFKNEEDRGQDVLQNTRDGRVFGVAYDYDKTWRTTTFFGKLTYRPRDGHSLELSLFGDPSRQHLNEGTAVTLFPESRKSRRLQGSANAVLRWTATLSPRLFLDAHAGATHRRDDLKPWDSGADGYGRPLYVSQDWDQDLGVSAGFGRFTIDDRRTRQIGAAMTWTPEGGRLGSHEWLAGFEADLATWSQTSGYTGGFFVQLRKQISPDLTDPDAYQELYVNYLQDPSIRERGFYGALFLQDRWNPVEDVTVTAGLRWERNRLDSERGNDLSLTNLSPRAAVSWDFTGDDRSKLSFSWGRYYERVPLYLSRVLDAGHATYKDTYVNGVKTAHAIYSDVPAFALGGVKNQSQDEWTVTLQHQFGSNLVLGARAVYRDLNRLLETVGYVDPSTGAIRLMVMNPGHQSTPLLETWRSVLPDYVRFPKPRRRYGALELLLDKRFADRWFLHANYTWSRLRGNTAAGYDRGIPELAPNATKEWDIPSAAWIANRYGYLPTDRTHQFKAVAGYRFDGGLLVGGTLRFDTGRPMYKIYDWPKKEVGYGKLLQVPRGTAGRLPSALTLNLHAEYTFQIKGSTLTAFVDAFNALNDQVEFRVEETYYDTRSTYSEPLRRNPGWGKTRSRTEPRALAAGFRWAF from the coding sequence ATGATCCATTCCGCGCAAAGCGAGGCGGGGAAGGTCCGTTTTGTGGTCCTTCTCCTGCTTGCATTCATGGTTTTCCAGGGACTGGCGGCGCAAACCACCGTCGGTTCCTTGTCCGGATTCGCCTTTTCGCCCAACGGGACCCCGCAGCCGGGAGTAGTCGTCGTCTTGAGCGGGCCGGCGCTCCAGGGAGAGCGCACCGCCGTCACGGACGCCGGGGGCCGGTTCCTGCTCCCGAACTTGCCGCCCGGCACGGATTACCGTCTTTTGGCCACGGCCGAGGAGGGCGCGCGCCTCTCCCTCTCGGACATCGTGATCACCTCCGGGACGGCGAGCACACTGAACGTCTTTCTCGGAGCCGGGAGTACGGAGATCACCGTGGACGGATTTCGGCCGGTCACGCCCAGGCAGGCCGCCGTTCCCGCCACGCTCACGAGGGAGGAGACGGTATCCATGCCCGTTCTGGGCGAGTTTCAAGACCGCTCCTACCAGACCTTGCTCTATTTCGCGCCCACCGCCACCCACTCCCGCCTCTCCGGGAACCCGGCCGTGGGCGGGGCGACGGGCATCGAGAACGTGACCGTCATCGACGGCCTCACGCTCAACGACCCCGTGACCGGCACCTTCGGAACCCACCTCAACCACGCGTTTCTCTACGAATTGAGCACCGAGGCCTTCGGGGTGGAAGCCTCCAAGGGAACGTCCACGGGGGCCTTCATCAACCTGCTCACGCGGTCGGGAAGCAACGAGTTCCACGGCGAGGTGTTCGGCTGGACCACCGGGGCCGGCTGGACGGCGCGGGAGAATTCCAACGACTTCGAGATCACCGAGGGACGGCCGTGGCGGGCCGTGGACGCCGGATTCAGCGTTTCCGGCCCCATCGTGAAGGACCGCCTCTGGTACTACGTGGGCGCCAACCCCTATTTCAAGAACGAGGAGGACAGGGGCCAGGACGTCCTCCAGAACACCCGGGACGGCAGGGTCTTCGGGGTGGCCTACGACTACGACAAGACTTGGCGCACCACCACCTTTTTCGGAAAGCTGACCTACCGGCCGCGCGACGGCCACAGCCTGGAGTTGAGCCTCTTCGGAGACCCCTCCCGCCAGCACCTCAACGAGGGGACCGCCGTCACGCTCTTTCCTGAATCCCGGAAGAGCCGGAGGTTGCAGGGGTCCGCCAACGCGGTCCTCCGCTGGACCGCGACCCTTTCCCCGCGCCTCTTTTTGGACGCCCACGCGGGAGCGACGCACCGCCGGGACGATCTGAAACCTTGGGACTCCGGGGCCGATGGGTACGGCCGCCCTCTGTACGTGAGCCAGGACTGGGATCAGGATCTGGGTGTCTCGGCTGGCTTCGGACGGTTCACGATCGACGACCGGCGCACCCGGCAGATCGGCGCCGCCATGACCTGGACGCCCGAGGGCGGTCGGCTCGGATCCCACGAGTGGCTCGCGGGCTTCGAGGCCGACCTGGCCACCTGGAGCCAGACCAGCGGGTACACGGGCGGGTTCTTCGTTCAACTGAGAAAGCAGATCTCCCCGGACCTCACGGACCCGGACGCCTACCAGGAGCTGTACGTCAACTACCTCCAGGACCCTTCCATCCGGGAGAGGGGTTTCTACGGGGCCCTGTTCCTTCAAGACCGCTGGAATCCCGTCGAGGACGTCACGGTGACGGCGGGTTTGCGCTGGGAAAGAAACCGTCTGGACAGCGAGAGAGGGAACGATCTCTCCTTGACGAACCTCTCCCCCCGGGCGGCCGTCTCCTGGGACTTCACGGGCGATGACCGATCCAAACTGTCGTTTTCCTGGGGGCGCTACTACGAGCGCGTCCCCCTGTACCTGTCCAGGGTCCTCGACGCCGGCCACGCCACCTACAAGGATACGTACGTGAACGGCGTAAAGACCGCCCACGCCATCTACAGCGATGTCCCCGCCTTCGCTCTCGGGGGCGTGAAAAACCAGTCGCAGGACGAGTGGACGGTCACGCTCCAGCACCAATTCGGCTCCAACCTTGTCCTCGGGGCGCGGGCCGTGTACCGGGACCTCAACCGCCTTCTGGAGACCGTGGGCTACGTGGATCCCTCCACGGGGGCCATCCGGCTCATGGTCATGAACCCGGGCCACCAGAGCACCCCCCTTCTCGAGACCTGGAGGAGCGTCCTGCCTGACTACGTGCGGTTTCCGAAGCCAAGGCGGCGGTACGGGGCCCTGGAACTCCTCCTGGACAAGCGCTTCGCGGACCGCTGGTTTCTCCACGCGAATTACACGTGGTCCCGCCTGAGGGGCAACACGGCCGCGGGGTACGATCGCGGGATCCCGGAGTTGGCGCCCAACGCCACCAAAGAGTGGGACATCCCCTCCGCGGCCTGGATCGCCAACCGGTACGGTTACCTCCCGACGGACCGGACCCACCAGTTCAAGGCCGTGGCGGGGTACCGTTTCGACGGCGGGCTCCTCGTGGGGGGGACCCTGCGCTTCGACACCGGACGGCCCATGTACAAGATCTACGACTGGCCCAAGAAGGAGGTCGGGTACGGAAAACTGCTCCAGGTTCCGCGCGGCACGGCGGGACGCCTCCCCTCGGCGCTGACCCTCAACCTCCACGCCGAATACACCTTCCAGATCAAAGGCTCCACCCTCACGGCCTTCGTGGACGCCTTCAACGCGTTGAACGACCAGGTCGAATTCCGGGTGGAGGAGACGTACTACGACACGCGGAGCACCTATTCGGAGCCTCTCCGGCGAAACCCTGGCTGGGGCAAGACCAGGTCCCGCACGGAGCCGAGGGCGCTGGCCGCGGGCTTCCGCTGGGCGTTTTGA
- the queG gene encoding tRNA epoxyqueuosine(34) reductase QueG — translation MTGWHLECMARAPVLRASCRNAPYIFFMEGLIREVLTTLRSSRLPLAGTATPDLPDRDREALHRWVSEGRYSGMGYMARTAAWRASLPEWLPWARGLFVAALPYNTSKAFSAHAIRKGGAWVSRYAWGRDYHRVMVSRLRPAARLLESRGFRTRICVDSAPLLERAYGVKAGLGFVGKNGCLIHPDWGSYLFLGEIVTDLPTKDTGALPDVCWGCERCMRACPAGAFAAPYVLDARRCLSYWTIEHRGAFPREAPRLKGHLFGCDRCQEVCPFNLEAPLAEEPEFLPNQGLLAPPPGEVLGFDRSEWEARSAGSALRRAGFEGLRRNAARILEERAPPSSPGFSAEARRRTVPQKGSGGA, via the coding sequence TTGACCGGCTGGCACTTGGAGTGCATGGCGCGGGCCCCGGTCCTCCGCGCCTCCTGCCGCAACGCGCCCTATATTTTCTTCATGGAAGGTCTGATCCGAGAGGTGCTCACCACTTTGAGATCATCGCGACTGCCTCTGGCGGGGACGGCAACGCCGGACCTTCCAGACCGGGACCGGGAGGCCCTGCACCGCTGGGTGTCGGAGGGACGGTATTCAGGAATGGGCTACATGGCCCGGACGGCGGCCTGGCGTGCCTCGCTCCCCGAGTGGCTTCCCTGGGCCCGGGGCCTGTTCGTGGCGGCGCTCCCCTACAACACCTCGAAAGCCTTCTCCGCCCACGCCATCCGGAAGGGGGGCGCCTGGGTCTCCCGCTACGCGTGGGGGCGCGACTATCACCGCGTGATGGTCTCCCGCCTCCGTCCGGCGGCGCGACTCCTCGAATCCCGCGGCTTTCGGACCCGCATTTGCGTGGATTCGGCGCCCCTCCTGGAGCGTGCCTACGGCGTCAAGGCCGGGCTGGGCTTCGTGGGAAAGAACGGATGCCTCATCCACCCTGATTGGGGCTCCTACCTCTTCCTCGGGGAGATCGTCACGGACTTGCCGACGAAGGACACGGGGGCCTTGCCGGATGTTTGCTGGGGGTGCGAGCGGTGCATGCGCGCCTGTCCAGCCGGGGCCTTCGCGGCGCCCTACGTGCTGGACGCCAGGCGCTGTCTTTCCTACTGGACCATCGAGCACCGGGGGGCCTTCCCGAGGGAGGCGCCCCGCCTCAAGGGGCACCTCTTCGGCTGCGACCGCTGTCAGGAGGTCTGTCCCTTCAACCTCGAGGCGCCCCTTGCAGAGGAGCCCGAGTTTCTCCCCAACCAGGGCCTCCTGGCGCCCCCGCCGGGGGAGGTCCTCGGCTTCGACCGTTCCGAGTGGGAAGCCCGGTCCGCCGGCTCGGCCCTCCGCCGCGCCGGCTTCGAGGGACTGCGACGGAACGCCGCGCGCATCCTCGAGGAACGGGCTCCCCCTTCGTCGCCCGGTTTCTCGGCCGAGGCGCGGAGGAGAACGGTTCCCCAGAAAGGAAGCGGGGGGGCCTGA
- a CDS encoding carboxypeptidase regulatory-like domain-containing protein, producing the protein MRRSRILVVVCLAVGLLTALWTPAQALKKGNHYLDDLQMSAGQVHVQPLLMPVDAVRQDPILAAEPGIVPLFEGWDRFLSDNGTSWTGYVERRTGAFASIEGQGIPWIPGQGNSLRRSDIREILGANGKVTRQTLVRQARAFLERYPELLTVPNQELVLNEGATSHPADYLWFVQFDRTYAGLPVEKSYVVFRVNHGNLVQFGGEFLGPITLDTTPYVSLETAREILAGFVGGFEDGDEWVNDGTLSILPAAPVSDEGVFNGKPGDGVAWRLVYTLAFRRPGVMGTWQAKIDAHTGEILLFEDANAYGSVTGGIYPNSYLDTEVIRPLPWITVTNGTTKYTDLGGNYAFTTGTATAALTGKYIKVTDSCGTSSLSTSTAPGDLAWSKSTGTDCTTPGVGGAGNTHAARSTYYHLTNWKVKAQGWLPSNTWLQAQLTDKVNLNQTCNAYWDGSTVNFFKSGGGCANTGELPTVFLHEAGHGLDTNDGNGFSPDKGTGETYGDSVAFLMTHDSCIGTGFFTDGSKCSGYGDACTTCTGIRDVDYAKHVSATPHTPLNFIKTKCPTSSTYKGPCGKEGHCEGYIGGEAIWDLAARDLPAAGFDSATSWQIADRLFYLTRSTAGAAFYCNTSTFASDGCGTSHYFTVFRVVDDEDGNLSNGTPHAAAIYAAFNRHAIGCSTVVNTNSSSCPTLSQPVLTATAGSGSVALSWGAVTNASTYYVMRNEMSSTAGFTIISKPTTTSYTDTAVAPGITYYYTIQAVGSNASCFSALAAVKSATPSAGATYSISGTVSGATASGVTMSLTGAATATTTTDTSGNYTFSGLANGSYTVTPSKSGYTFSPTSIAVTISGANQTGKNFTATAVPTYSISGTVSGATASGVTMSLTGAATATTTTDTSGNYTFSGLANGSYTVTPSKSGYTFSPTSIAVTISGANQTGKNFTATAVAGDTPLTSGVAVNGSVAYQAYAHYDITVPTGATELKVELYNLTADVDLYTGSPTLGNPTTSSYTGRSWNSSTTSELLTHTSPAAGTWNIAAYGYAAGSFTVKATVTTASATYSISGTVSGATASGVTMSLTGAATATTTTDTSGNYTFSGLANGSYTVTPSKSGYTFSPTSIAVTISGANQTGKNFTATATGGEVTLFSDGWESSTGWAQVDTSGTAGTWSRVTSGTYPTCSVHGGTYMAKFNSYTAASGSATRYYRTTGFAIATSYTTVTLKFWMYHDTGYSTYADKVQPQVSTNGTTWVNVGSAINRYDGSTGWKQHSVDITSYKGQTSLRVAFLGTSAYGNNMYLDDITVVAQ; encoded by the coding sequence ATGCGGAGGAGTCGCATCCTAGTCGTCGTGTGTTTGGCGGTCGGGCTGCTCACAGCCCTGTGGACCCCGGCCCAGGCCCTCAAGAAGGGCAACCACTACCTGGACGATCTTCAGATGTCGGCCGGCCAGGTCCATGTCCAGCCCCTCTTGATGCCCGTGGACGCGGTCCGTCAGGACCCGATCCTCGCGGCGGAGCCGGGCATTGTCCCCCTGTTCGAGGGATGGGACCGATTCCTTTCGGACAACGGGACCTCCTGGACGGGCTATGTGGAGCGCCGGACCGGTGCCTTCGCCTCCATCGAGGGGCAGGGAATCCCGTGGATTCCCGGCCAGGGCAACTCTCTCCGCCGATCGGACATCCGCGAGATCCTCGGCGCCAACGGCAAGGTCACCCGCCAGACGCTGGTTCGCCAGGCCCGGGCCTTCCTCGAGAGGTATCCCGAACTCCTCACCGTTCCCAATCAGGAACTGGTCCTCAACGAGGGAGCCACTTCTCACCCGGCCGACTACCTCTGGTTCGTGCAGTTTGACCGCACCTACGCCGGACTCCCGGTGGAAAAGTCGTACGTTGTCTTTCGCGTCAACCACGGGAACCTGGTCCAGTTCGGCGGGGAGTTCCTCGGGCCCATCACCCTCGACACGACCCCTTACGTGTCCCTCGAAACGGCCCGCGAGATCCTGGCCGGCTTTGTGGGCGGCTTTGAAGACGGGGACGAGTGGGTCAACGACGGAACCCTGAGCATCCTTCCCGCGGCCCCCGTTTCCGACGAGGGCGTCTTCAACGGGAAGCCGGGCGACGGCGTCGCCTGGAGGCTCGTCTACACGCTGGCCTTCCGTCGCCCCGGCGTCATGGGGACGTGGCAGGCCAAGATCGATGCCCACACGGGCGAGATCCTCCTTTTCGAGGACGCGAACGCCTACGGCTCCGTCACGGGCGGCATTTACCCCAACTCCTACCTCGACACCGAGGTGATCCGGCCCCTGCCGTGGATCACCGTGACCAACGGCACGACGAAGTACACGGACCTGGGAGGCAACTACGCCTTCACGACGGGCACGGCGACGGCGGCCCTCACGGGCAAATACATCAAGGTCACCGACTCCTGCGGAACCTCGTCCCTGAGCACCTCCACGGCCCCCGGCGACCTGGCCTGGTCCAAGTCCACCGGGACCGACTGCACCACGCCGGGCGTGGGCGGTGCGGGCAACACCCACGCCGCGCGCTCGACCTACTACCACCTCACGAACTGGAAGGTGAAGGCCCAGGGCTGGCTTCCCTCCAACACGTGGCTACAGGCCCAGCTTACCGACAAGGTCAACCTGAACCAGACCTGCAACGCCTATTGGGACGGCTCCACGGTCAACTTCTTCAAGTCCGGCGGCGGGTGCGCCAACACGGGCGAACTCCCCACGGTGTTCCTCCACGAGGCCGGCCACGGCCTGGACACGAACGACGGCAACGGCTTCTCCCCCGACAAAGGGACGGGCGAGACCTACGGCGACTCGGTGGCCTTCCTGATGACCCACGATTCGTGCATCGGGACCGGCTTCTTCACCGACGGCTCCAAGTGCTCCGGCTACGGAGACGCCTGCACCACCTGCACGGGCATCCGCGACGTGGACTACGCCAAGCACGTCTCCGCGACGCCCCACACCCCGCTGAACTTCATCAAGACGAAGTGCCCCACCTCCTCGACCTACAAGGGCCCCTGCGGCAAGGAAGGCCACTGCGAAGGGTACATCGGCGGCGAGGCCATCTGGGACCTGGCGGCGCGTGACCTGCCCGCGGCGGGCTTCGATTCGGCCACCTCCTGGCAGATCGCGGACCGGCTCTTCTACCTCACCCGCTCCACGGCCGGCGCGGCCTTCTACTGCAACACCTCCACCTTCGCCTCGGACGGGTGCGGCACCTCCCACTACTTCACGGTCTTCCGCGTCGTGGACGACGAGGACGGCAACCTCTCCAACGGCACGCCCCACGCCGCCGCCATTTACGCCGCCTTCAACCGCCACGCCATCGGCTGCTCCACGGTGGTGAACACCAACTCTTCCTCTTGCCCCACCCTCAGCCAGCCGGTCCTCACGGCCACCGCCGGCTCGGGATCGGTGGCCCTCTCCTGGGGCGCCGTGACCAACGCGTCGACCTACTACGTGATGCGCAACGAGATGTCCTCCACCGCCGGCTTCACGATCATCTCCAAGCCCACCACGACCTCCTACACGGACACGGCGGTGGCCCCGGGCATCACTTACTACTACACGATCCAGGCCGTGGGCTCCAACGCCTCCTGCTTCAGCGCCCTCGCCGCGGTGAAGAGCGCCACGCCTTCGGCGGGCGCGACCTACAGCATCTCCGGAACGGTGTCGGGCGCCACGGCTTCGGGCGTGACCATGAGCCTCACGGGAGCCGCCACCGCGACGACCACCACCGACACGAGCGGGAACTACACCTTCAGCGGCCTCGCCAACGGCTCCTACACGGTGACGCCGAGCAAGTCCGGCTACACTTTCTCGCCCACCAGCATCGCCGTCACCATCAGCGGCGCCAACCAGACGGGCAAGAACTTCACCGCCACGGCGGTTCCCACCTACAGCATCAGCGGCACGGTGAGCGGCGCCACGGCCTCGGGCGTGACCATGAGCCTCACGGGAGCCGCCACCGCGACGACCACCACCGATACGAGCGGGAACTACACCTTCAGCGGCCTCGCCAACGGCTCCTACACGGTGACGCCGAGCAAGTCCGGCTACACCTTCTCGCCCACCAGCATCGCCGTCACCATCAGCGGCGCCAACCAGACCGGCAAGAACTTCACCGCCACCGCCGTGGCCGGCGACACGCCCCTGACCAGCGGCGTGGCCGTGAACGGCTCCGTGGCCTACCAGGCCTACGCCCACTACGACATCACGGTGCCCACCGGCGCCACCGAACTCAAGGTGGAGCTCTACAACCTCACGGCGGACGTGGACCTCTACACGGGCTCCCCGACCCTGGGCAACCCCACCACGTCGAGCTACACCGGCCGCTCCTGGAACAGCAGCACCACCAGCGAACTGCTGACCCACACGAGCCCCGCCGCCGGCACCTGGAACATCGCCGCCTACGGCTACGCCGCCGGTTCCTTCACGGTCAAGGCCACGGTGACCACCGCCTCCGCCACCTACAGCATCAGCGGCACGGTGAGCGGCGCCACGGCCTCGGGCGTGACCATGAGCCTCACGGGAGCCGCCACCGCGACGACCACCACCGACACGAGCGGGAACTACACCTTCAGCGGCCTCGCCAACGGCTCCTACACGGTGACGCCGAGCAAGTCCGGCTACACCTTCTCGCCCACCAGCATCGCCGTCACCATCAGCGGCGCCAACCAGACCGGCAAGAACTTCACGGCCACCGCCACGGGCGGAGAGGTGACCCTCTTCTCCGACGGCTGGGAATCCAGCACCGGCTGGGCCCAGGTGGACACCTCGGGCACGGCGGGCACCTGGTCCCGCGTGACCTCCGGAACCTATCCCACCTGCTCGGTTCACGGCGGCACCTATATGGCCAAGTTCAACTCCTATACGGCGGCCAGCGGCTCGGCCACGCGGTACTACCGGACCACGGGCTTCGCGATCGCCACGTCCTACACGACCGTGACCCTGAAGTTCTGGATGTACCACGACACCGGCTACTCGACCTACGCCGACAAGGTTCAGCCCCAGGTCTCCACCAACGGCACAACCTGGGTGAACGTGGGCTCCGCCATCAACCGCTACGACGGCTCCACGGGCTGGAAGCAGCACTCGGTGGACATCACCTCCTACAAGGGCCAGACGAGCCTGCGCGTGGCCTTCCTCGGCACGAGCGCCTACGGCAACAACATGTACCTCGACGACATCACGGTGGTGGCGCAGTAA
- a CDS encoding DsrE/DsrF/DrsH-like family protein, which translates to MEVARPPLVLLVLSGDLEKGLAACNLALAAASSGRPVWLFFSFWGLNFLKRPEARPSGPLLARLLGRVNRDHSGRQRMGRFNLAGFGPWALGRILGRRGVSSVEEGLRAARGLGARVVACSTTLELMGLDRTALIPEVDEVAGAAAALNAGLGGQIITLG; encoded by the coding sequence ATGGAGGTCGCCCGACCGCCTCTTGTCCTGCTCGTCCTGTCCGGAGACCTCGAAAAGGGCCTCGCGGCCTGCAACCTCGCGCTGGCGGCGGCCTCCTCCGGGCGCCCCGTCTGGCTGTTCTTTTCCTTCTGGGGGCTTAACTTCTTGAAGCGTCCCGAAGCCCGGCCGTCCGGCCCCCTCCTCGCCCGCCTCCTGGGCCGGGTCAACCGGGATCACTCGGGGCGCCAGCGCATGGGCCGGTTCAACCTGGCCGGCTTTGGCCCGTGGGCACTGGGCCGGATCCTCGGGCGCCGAGGGGTCTCGTCCGTGGAGGAGGGGCTCCGCGCGGCCCGAGGACTGGGGGCCCGGGTCGTTGCCTGCTCCACAACCCTGGAACTCATGGGCCTGGACCGGACGGCTCTGATCCCTGAGGTGGACGAGGTGGCCGGGGCGGCCGCGGCCCTCAACGCAGGCCTCGGCGGGCAGATCATCACGCTGGGATGA
- a CDS encoding histidinol-phosphatase HisJ family protein, producing the protein MYEAFVDHHVHSRFSWDSESRLADLVASARRVGVGGFVLTDHVEFDPLDPGFGAYDYDRAREAWEGAVAVVPDMKIRFGAEVTHQDRALPEIREFLHERRFHWVIGSVHYMGREEIGTFVARAEGEGIPLEDCLADYFRACRRTVESNLYDCLGHLDFPKGYSRRKHVVTGEFWMKHYGRAIRETLTACLDMGVFLEVNTGAYRKGFSEPYPGWAILDAYRDLGGREVVLSSDAHRPDDVATAYGAVVRELARRGLAVRNGVV; encoded by the coding sequence ATGTACGAGGCCTTCGTCGACCACCACGTACACAGCCGGTTTTCCTGGGACAGCGAGTCGAGGCTGGCGGACCTGGTGGCCTCCGCGCGCCGCGTGGGGGTGGGCGGGTTCGTCCTGACGGACCACGTGGAATTCGACCCCCTCGACCCGGGCTTCGGCGCCTACGATTACGACCGGGCGCGGGAGGCCTGGGAGGGGGCCGTGGCCGTCGTGCCGGACATGAAGATCCGGTTCGGCGCCGAGGTGACCCACCAGGATCGGGCCCTGCCCGAGATCCGCGAGTTCCTCCATGAGCGGCGCTTCCACTGGGTCATCGGCTCGGTGCACTACATGGGGCGCGAGGAGATCGGCACCTTCGTGGCCCGGGCGGAGGGCGAGGGGATCCCCCTGGAGGACTGCCTGGCGGACTACTTCCGCGCCTGCCGGCGCACCGTGGAGAGCAATCTCTACGACTGCCTCGGCCACCTGGATTTCCCGAAGGGCTATTCCCGGCGGAAGCACGTCGTGACGGGAGAATTCTGGATGAAACACTACGGGAGGGCCATCCGCGAGACCCTCACGGCCTGCCTGGACATGGGCGTCTTTCTCGAAGTGAACACCGGGGCCTACAGGAAGGGATTCAGCGAGCCCTACCCTGGATGGGCCATCCTGGACGCCTACCGGGACCTGGGGGGCCGGGAGGTGGTCCTCTCCTCCGACGCTCATCGCCCCGACGACGTGGCGACGGCCTACGGGGCCGTCGTCCGGGAACTGGCCCGGAGGGGCCTCGCCGTGCGGAACGGCGTGGTCTGA